A region of the Pseudarthrobacter oxydans genome:
ATGGACCGGGCCTTCCTGTTTGCCTTTCGCGTGTCCGCAGCGCCAGCGCTGCACTCCGTCTGCCGCCGGTGTGGCGGCGGGCGCCTCAGTGGTTACGTGCCCGGCGTGCACCCGGGCGCTGCAGCGGCACCCATAGCTTGTACCTGTCTGCGCGGTAGTAGGAGACCGAATAGTCAACCATGGCCCGGGCTACGAAGGCATGCCGCTGGATCTTAAGGAGCGGCGCACCCACCTCCACGTTCAGCAACCGCGCGGTGGACGGCGAAGCCGCGGTGGCCTCGATCATGTCCTCGCCCCATTCCATCACCAGCCCAAATTGCTCGCTGAGGACGTTGTACAGCGAGGTGGGCGGTTCCCCGTCCAGCAGTCCAGGCACCCGGTGGGCCGGAATGAAGTTCTCGTCAACGCTCATGGGTTCACCGTCGGCCAGGAGCAGGCGCCGGAAACGCACCAATGGCGTTCCCTCATCCAACTGCAGCTCGCGTGCAAGGAACGCACTGGCGGCAATCTGCTCAAAGCTCAGGACCTTCGCCGCGGGGACCATCCCGCGTCGCTGCATCTCCTCGCTGTAGGACGTCAGTTTGACCTGGAGATCGAGCTTAGGCCGGCGGACGAACGTGCCCAGGCCCACTACTCTCTCGATCACTTCTTCGCCTACCAACGCATCAATCGCCTGGCGGACGGTCATGCGGGCAAGGCCGAACCGTTCGGCGAGATCCCGTTCAGACGGCAGGGCTGATCCCGGCGGGCAGGAGTCGGCGATGTAGGTACGCAGGATCTCACGCAGCTGGACGTAGATGGCCGTGCCACTGGACCGGTCGATGTCGCCGGTGATGGCTGCCGCACTAGCTGGCATGGATTGTCTCCCCTGCGTTGAAGTTCACCTTCCAATTTTAGGTCAGGTCTAGACCAGCGTCGTTCACCATGCCCAGCCGTTTAGCAGGGCAACGGGGCAGGCCCTATATTTGTCATGAAAACGCGATGTCGACGGAGGGGGCCGTCATAACGGAGGAGTCCCTTTGCCAACACATAACGCCGTGGTCAAAGCATCGGTGGGCCTGCACGCCAGGCCTGCCGCCCTATTTGTACGGGCTGTTACGGAAACCGGACTGCCGGTGACCATCTCCAAGGAGGGTGGCCCAGGCGTTGATGCGCGCTCCCTGCTGCAGGTAATGGCGGCGGATTTTCACCAGGGATGCATCGTGGAGCTTGGCGTCAGCGACGCGGCCGTCAGAGGCCCGCTGGGGCGCCAGGTGGCCGAGGACGCCTTGCGGGCGCTTGGCGAGCTGCTGGAGTCGCAGGGCGCAGCCTAGGGCGCGCCAGGAGCAACAAAAACGACGTCGGGCCCCACCATTTGGTGGGGCCCGACGTCGTAATCGGTGAAGCGTTAGTGCGCGTGGTCTCCGCGGCTGTATTCGTACACCCAGCCGATGAGTGCCACTACTGCCAGGCCGGCCGCGATGAACACAATCCAGAAACCGACCGCAAGGCCCAGGAAACCTGTTGCGCACGCGATTCCCAGGACCAGCGGCCACCAGCTCCAGGGGCTGAAGTGTCCCTGCTCGCCGGCGCCTTCGTGGATCTCAGCATCGCTGCGGTCCTCGGGGCGCATACCAACGCGCTTCCCGGTGAAGCCAAGGTAGCCGCCAATCATGCCGGCAAGTCCGCCCACCAGCAGGATGCCGAGGATGCCCACCCATTCGCCCCAGTTGGTCAGGAAGCCATAGACCAGGGACACCGGGACGAAGAAGAAGACTCCGGCACCAAAAATCCAAGATTCAATTTTCATTGTCAGTTGTCCCTCTGGTCGGCGTTTCCGAGTACCTGGGCGGCCGGCGCCGGTGACTCAACGGTGTGGACCTGGCGAAGTTCCGGGTGGTGCAGGTCCAGGGCGGGCCGCTCGGAACGGATCCGGGGCAGCGAGGTGAAGTTGTGCCGCGGCGGCGGGCAGGACGTGGCCCATTCCAGCGAGGCGCCGAAGCCCCACGGATCATCAACCTGGACCTTTTCCCCGTTGCGCCACGTGATGTAGACGTTCCAGAAGAACGGGATCAGGGAGGCGCCCAGGACGAACGATGCCACGGTGGAGAACTGGTTCATCCAGGTGAAGTTGTCCTCCACCAGGTAGTCCGCGTAACGGCGCGGCATGCCTTCGACACCCAGCCAGTGCTGGATGAGGAACGTCCCGTGGAAGCCAAGGAACAGCAGCCAGAAGTGGATCTTGCCCAGGCGCTCGTTCAGCATCTTCCCGGTGAACTTCGGCCACCAGAAGTAGAAGCCGGCGAACATCGCGAACACCACGGTGCCGAACACCACGTAGTGGAAGTGCGCCACCACGAAGTAGGAGTCCGAGACGTGGAAGTCCAGCGGCGGGGACGCCAGGATGATGCCGGTGAGGCCGCCGAACAGGAAGGTGATCAGGAAGCCGATACTCCAGAGCATCGGGGTCTCGAACGTCAGCGAACCGCGCCACATGGTGCCGATCCAGTTGAAGAACTTCACACCGGTCGGAACCGCGATCAGCATGGTCATGAACGCGAAGAACGGCAGCAGCACGGATCCGGTGACGTACATGTGGTGTGCCCACACGGTTACCGACAGTGCGGCGATGGCGATGGTGGCGTAGACCAGGCCCTTGTAGCCGAAGATCGGTTTGCGGCTGAACACCGGGAAGATCTCCGAAACGATGCCGAAGAACGGCAGCGCGATGATGTACACCTCGGGGTGGCCGAAGAACCAGAACAGGTGCTGCCAGAGGACGGCACCGCCGTTTTCCGGATCGAAGATGTGGGCACCGAAGCGGCGGTCGGCACCGAGCGCGAACAGAGCAGCCGCCAGCGGCGGGAAGGCCATCAGCACGAGGATGGAAGTCACCAGGGCGTTCCAGGTGAAGATGGGCATCCGCCACATGGTCATGCCGGGGGCACGCATACAGATGATGGTGGTGATGAAGTTGACCGCGCCCAGGATGGTGCCGAAGCCGGACAGCGCCAGGCCGAACACCCACAGGTCGCCACCGATGCCGGGGCTGAACGTCGTGTTGGACAGCGGCGCGTAGGCGAACCAGCCGAACGATGCCGCACCCTGCGGGGTGATGAAACCGGACACCGCGATGGTGGAACCAAAGAGGAAGAACCAGAAGGCCAGGGCGTTCAGCCGCGGGAACGCGACGTCGGGGGCACCGATCTGCAGCGGCATGATGACGTTGGTGAAGCCGGCGAACAGCGGTGTCGCGAACATCAGCAGCATGACGGTGCCGTGCATCGTGAAGAGCTGGTTGTACTGCTCTTTGGTCTGCAGGATCTGCATGCCGGGCTCGAACAGTTCGGCGCGGATGAGCAGCGCCATGACGCCGCCCAGGCAGAAGAACACGAACGACGCGATCAGGTACATGTACCCGATGGTCTTGTGGTCGGTGGAGGTGATCCAGTTGACGACGATGCGTCCCTTGGACTTAGGAACTACGGAAGCCTCGAGGGTTCCGGCAGGTGCGGTCTGGGTATAAGTAGCCACGTCGCTCCCCTTACTTAATTTCGTTCAGGTTCGGGTTGCGGTCGTACTCGACGCCGAGGAGACCCGTGTTGCCGGCTTCGCGCAGCTCGTTCATGTGGGCCTGGAATTCGGATTCCGACACCACCTTCACGCGGAACAGCATTTCGGAGTGGTACTCACCGCAAAGTTCGGCACACTTGCCGTCGTAGGTGCCCTCTTTGGTGGGGGTGAACCTGATGTAGTTGGTCTTGCCCGGGATCATGTCGCGCTTCTGGAGGAAAGCGGGGACCCAGAAGGAGTGGATGACGTCGCGTGCGTTGAGTTCGAGGTCAACAGACTTGTTGACCGGCAGGTACAGGGTGGGGAGCTGTTCCTTATCGATGGTGTTGCCCGTGAGGTGCGCCTGCACCCCGGCCTCGTGGACGTCCTCTTGGATGACGTCGCCGGCCTTGTAGTTGAAGTCCCAGGCCCACTGCTTGCCGCGGACGTCGACAACGACGTCGGCAGGCTGGGAGCGGTTGTCAATCGCCTGCTGGTCACGGTCGGTGAAGTAGAAGAACACCACAACCATGAACAGGGGGATGGTCAGGTAAAAGACTTCAAGGGGCAGGTTGAAGCTGGTCTGCCGCGGGAACCCGACGGTGCCCTTGCGGCGGCGGTATGCAACAAGGCACCAGACGATCAGGCCCCAGGTAATGATGCCCACAACCAGGGCGGCAATCCATGAGTTGACCCAGAGGTCCATGATGCGGTCGGTGTTGCTGGTGGTGCCACGTTCAGTGGGCAGCCACCCTTTCTCTACCTCTGGCGAACATCCGGTCAAAACCAACGCGCCGGCAATTGCCAAGCTTGAGATCGTTGTGATCGTTTTGCGTCGGCTGCCGGTTCGGTTCTGCGAACTCACAGACGGCCCTTCCTACTTGTTGCTGTTGTCCGGGCAGCCTTGGCCGCCCCGGGCACACTAAAAGTTTTACTACTCGGTGTAGAGCTTACCGCTCCGCCGGGCGTTTCGCCCACATGTCGGCGCCGTGCCCCCGTACCGATATTTTCGGCAGGAAACCCGGCGCCGGCATCGGGCGAAATAACCGGCTTAGTGGAACGAATCCCCACACGCGCAAGAGCCGCCGGCGTTCGGGTTGTCGATGGTGAAGCCCTGCTTGGAGATGGTGTCCTCGAAGTCGATGCTGGCACCGCTAAGGTACGGAACGCTCATCTTGTCCACGACAACCTCGACGCCGTCATAATCCCGGACTGCGTCTCCGTCCAGGAGCCGCTCATCGAAGTAGAGCTGGTAGATCAGTCCGGAGCAGCCGCCGGGCTGCACTGCAACCCGGAGGCGCAGATCCGTACGGCCTTCCTGCTCGAGAAGACTGCGTACCTTACCTGCGGCGACGTCGGTCAGCTTGACCTCGTGGACGGGCAGTTCGTCACTGGCCGTGCTGGTGGTACCGGTGCTGTTCTCATTGGTTGCGGTGCTCATTTGGCCTACCTTCTTAGGACGGTCTGGCGGCGCCGCGCTGGCGGTGCCTGCCCCTACGGTTTCGGTATGGGCTATAGCTACATGCTACGCGGGGCGGAGGTGTAGCTCTAACTCCTGAACGTAACCATCGACGGCTCCCCGTTGTTCCCCGGGAACAGCCAGCGCCGCGCTCCCATCGTGCCCCGGGTCCCCTGAACCGGTCCTAGAGTCCCTGGTCGTTAATCCGGGCCAGGAGCAGGGCCTCGGCAAGGATGGCCTTGCGGAAATCGCCAAGGTGCAGGGACTCGTTCGCACTGTGCGCCCGGGAGTCCGGATCCTCCACACCGGTCACCAGGATCTGCACGTCCGGATACAGTTCCGTGAGGTCGGCAATAAAGGGAATGGATCCGCCGATCCCTGTTTCCACGGCTTTGACCCCCCAGGCCTCTCCCAGCGCCCACATGGCCAGTGACGCCGCAGACGACGACGTGTCGGTCAGGAACGGGTTGCCGCTCTCCCCCGGCGTGAAGGTCACCTTCGCGCCGAAGGGTGCGTTTGCCGCAACATGCCGGCGCACAGCCTCCATGGCTTCCTCCGGGACCTGGCCAGGGGCGAGGCGCAGGCTGAACTTCGCCCGGGCGCGGGGCAACAGGGTGTTCGAAGCCGCCTCCACTGACGGAGCGTCGAACCCGATGATGGACAGGGCCGGCTTGGTCCACAATCGGGAGGCGATGCTGCCCGACCCGGCAAGCCGGACGCCGTCGAGTACTGAAGCGTCTGCCCGGTAGTCTTCCTCGGAAAGGTCAACCGTGGCTGTATCCCTTGCCACCAGTCCCTCGATGGCGACATTTCCTTCGTCGTCGTGCAGGGTGGCGATGAGGCGCGACAGGAGGGTGGGCGCATCCAGCACCGGTCCCCCGTACATACCGGAGTGCACGGCGTGGTCGAGGACCTGGACTTCGATGGTTCCGTCCACCAGGCCCCGCAGGCTGGTAGTCAGGGCCGGAACCCCAACCTTCCAGTTGCTGGAATCGGCGACGACGATGACGTCGGCGCGGAGCAGTTCCCGGTTTGCCTCCAGGAAAGAGCGGAAAGTAGGCGAGCCGGCTTCTTCCTCACCCTCAAAGAAGAACGTGACGCCGAGCCCCAGCGAGTTCCCGAGCACCTCCGTAACTGCTGCGTATGCCGCCAGGTGCGCCATGATGCCGGCTTTATCGTCCGCCGCGCCGCGGCCGTACAGGCGTCCGTCCTTCTCGACGGCGGTGAACGGTTCCGTCTCCCACAGACTCTGATCACCCGCGGGCTGGACGTCGTGGTGGGCATAGAGGAGGATCGTCGGCTTGCCGTCGGCGGCAGGCCGTTGGGCGACGACGGCGGGCCCTCCCGGCGTGCCGTCAGGCTTGTTGCAGCCAAGGATCTGGACGTTTCCGAGTCCGGTGCCGCGGAGCAGTTCCGCTACAGCTTCGGCGCTGCGTTCCAGCGGGGCCCGGTCAAAGCTTGGCCAGGCGATGCCGGGGATGGCGACCAGCTCTTTGAGCCGGGCCAAGGTCTGGTTGAAGGACCGGTCTATGGAGCTGCGAAGGTCTTCCGTCCGGTTGCTTCCGGCAAGGCCCGGTGATGGAAGGGCATTATGGTTTTGCGGCGTGCCCGTCGGCAATGAAGTCATGGCAAAACATTACCCGCGTCACATTGACTGCTTGGGACCAACGGTTGGCCTGGGCATGACTTCAGTTCCCCGCCGCAAGGTATTCTGTTCTGGTGTTCGGACGTAAAAAGGAAGCGCCCTCGGCGCAGCAAATAATAGACCAACAGGCTGCAGAGCCGGGGCGGACAGAGGGCTTGAGCGGCAAGGGTGCCCCAACTCCCACGCGTAAGGCACAGGAGGCGGCCCGCAGGCGGCCACTTGTCCCGGAAGACCGTAAAGCCTCGAAGGCTGCCGAGCGCCAGGCAATCCAGGACCAGCGGCTTAAGATGCGCCAGGCGCTGGACACCGGTGACGAACGGTTCCTGCCGCTGCGCGACAAGGGTCCGCAGAAACGGTTTGCCCGTGATTACGTTGACGCACGTTTCAGCCTCGGTGAGTACCTGATGTTCGGCGCCCTCGTATTCGTCCTGGTGTCGTTGGTGGTCCCGGCGTCCAGCGACTTGATGATCTACGTCCTCGGCGGGTTCTGGGTGATGTTCCTGGCCGTCTTCGTGGACGTGTTCATCCTGTCCCGCCAGCTTCGCAAGCGGCTGACCGCCAAATTCGGCGAGGTGGAGCGCGGAACCGTGTGGTACGGCTCCATGCGTTCCCTGCAGTTCCGCAAGCTCCGCCTCCCCAAGCCCCAGGTCAAGCGCGGCCAGTACCCGGCCTGAGCCCGCGGCGCCCTCCAACAGCCAACAAAACCCCGGCGGATATTCCGCCGGGGTTTTTGCTTTGGACCGTTCACGGCCTAGGGCCGGCGGCTCTTCGCCAGTTCGCGGTTGATCCGGGCAGCCCAGAACGGTCCTTCATAGAGGAAGGCGGTATAGCCCTGGACCAGGGTGGCCCCGGCGTCGAGCCTGTCCTGGACGTCCTGTGCCGTTTCAACGCCGCCCACGGCCACCAGGGTGAGGGCGTCACCGGTGACCTGCTTCAGGCGGCGCAGCACGTCGAGGGAGCGCTGCTTCAGCGGCGCACCCGAGAGCCCTCCGGCGCCGCACTTTTCCACCTCTTCCGCCGGCGTGGACAGGCCGCTCCTGGCGATGGTGGTGTTGGTGGCGATAATGCCGTCCAGCTTGAGGTCCAGCGCCAGGCGTGCGACGTCGTCGATATCCTCGTCGCTGAGGTCCGGGGCGATCTTTACAAGCAGGGGGACGTGGCGGCCTGCCGACCTGTCCGCTTCCTGGCCCACAGCCGTCAGCAGCGGCCGGAGCGACTCCACATCCTGCAGCAGCCGCAGGCCGGGGGTATTGGGCGAACTTACGTTGACCACCAGGTAGTCCGCAGCAGGTGCAAGGCTGCGGGCACTGACGAGGTAGTCCTCCACCGCATCGGCAAGCTCCACCGTTTTGGTCTTGCCGATATTGACGCCGATGACGGGGCGCACGCCCCGGTGCCGGCGCTGGAGGGCAGCGCGCGCGGCCTTGAGCCGCGGGGCCACGGCGGTTGCGCCGTCGTTGTTGAATCCCATGCGGTTGATGACCGCGCGGTCCTCCACCAGGCGGAAGAGCCGAGGTTTCTCGTTGCCCGGCTGGGCCTGCCCGGTGATGGTTCCCACCTCAACGTGGCCGAAGCCAAGCTCCGTCAGGGCCTCGATCCCATGGCCTTCCTTGTCGAAGCCGGCAGCAAGCCCGAACGGCGATGGAAAGGTGATTCCGAAGGCCGTGGTCTGGAGCGACGGTGCTGGAGCCGTCAGCTTCGCCAGCACCTTCCCCGCACCGGAGCGATGCGCCAGCCTGATGCCCTTGAATCCGATCTTGTGGGCGCGCTCGGCGTCCATCCATGAAAAGGCCAGCCTGAAGAATGTGGGATAAACGCGCATGCCTCTAGTTTTCCGCCTAGGAGGGCCCAGACCAAAATGAGGCGGGGCAAACCTGCAGCGGATTAGCATAAACGCATGGAATGGCAGCAGGACATCCTGGGCGCTGACTTCGAGTCGCACGCCTTCCGCGCCACGGGGCCGGACGGTGTGGAGCGCACCGCCACGCTGGTCCGGTTCCGCCCAGCACTGACGAAGTTGCCTCCATCCCCGGGCCGGCGCAGCGCCGTCCTGTTCCTGCATGGCTGGAGCGACTATTTCTTCAACGCGGACCTTGCCCGATTCTGGTCCACGGCGGGTTACGACTTCTACGCACTGGACATGCACAACCACGGCCGGAGCCTGCGTCCGGATTTCCCGGGCGGATACGTCGCCGACCTCATGGACTACGATGCCGAAATCGAAGCTGCATTCCAACTGATCGGCCAGGACGGCGCGGACCCCTCGCTGACCCTTATGGGCCATTCGACAGGAGGACTGGTGGCGGCGCTGTGGGCCAGCCGGCACCCCGGCCGGGTCTCCCGGCTGGTCCTGAACAGCCCGTGGCTGGAGATGCACGGCAGCTCACTGGTGCGGCGTGCGGCATCCAGGATGGTGGGACCGGTCGCGCGGTTCCGGCCCGAAGCCGTGCTTAGGCTTCCGGAACGGGGGTTCTACTGGCGGACCATCAGCAGCTCGGCCGACGGTGAGTGGACTCTGGATGACCGGTACCGTCCCCCGATGGCGTTTCCCGTGCGGGCAGGCTGGCTCAATGCCGTGCTGTCCGGGCACTCCAAGGTGGCGCGGGGCCTCAACATTGATGTTCCCATCCTTGTCCTGCTGTCCAGCGGCAGCGCCAACGGCCTCTTCTGGTCTGAAGAGATGCGGCGGACGGATGCCGTACTTGACGTCAACATCATCGCCACGCGTGCCCTCACCCTTGGCCGTACGGTGACGGTGGAACGCATCGACGGTGCCCTTCATGACGTGTTCCTCTCCCGCGCCGCGGTGCGTGCCGATGCCTACGCCCGGTTGGCACGCTGGCTTAAGGCCTATGGGGACGAGGAGCCATCCGAAAGTTGGAAGAGCGGATGAGCAAAGGGCACGCGGGCCGGGAAAGAGTCGCTGACCAATGGTCTGCCGACATCCTGGGGCCGCGTTTCGAGCAGCGCGTGCTGCCCCTGGAACCCGATGATGAAGGCGAAGTGTGCGCAACGCTTGTCCGTTGCACCGGCCAGGGACCCCGGCAGGGTACGGCGGAACAGCGGGCGGCTGTCAACGTGGTCCTTTACGTCCACGGCTGGGCGGACTACTTCCTCCAGGCGGAAGTCGCGGAGTACCTCACCGGGGCGGGGTTCCCTTTCTACGCCGTTGACCTGCGCAAGTTCGGCCGCAGCCTGCGCCCCTGGCAGACGCCCGGCTTCACTGATGACCTGGGAGTCTACGATGCTGACCTGGCGGCCGCCATCGCGGCGATCAGGGAGGACTTCGAGGACGCCCTGGGACCGGGAGTCTTCCCCACGGTGCACGTCCTGGCGCACTCCCTGGGCGGGCTTATCACCGCCCTGTGGGCTGACCGGAACCCGAAGGCGGTGGGCACCCTGATCCTGAACGCACCGTGGCTGGAACTGCAGGGGAGCAGCATCATCCGCACCATTGCCATGCACCTGGTGGACCCGCTGTCCAGGGCCGATCCCCGCCGCCCATTGTGGCTTCCGGAGATGCCCGGCTACTGGCAGAGCGTCAGCAGCGAGGCCCACGGGGAATGGCACCTCGACCCGCAGTGGCGCCCACGGGCTTCCTTTCCCATTCGGGCAGGATGGGCCAAGGCAGTCCTTGCCGGCCACGCCGCGGTGGAACGGCGGCTGGACATCCGGGCCCCGGCCCTGGTCATGCTGTCGGACCGCACCCGCATCCAAATCGAGTGGTCGGCGGAATTGATGGAGGCGGACGCCGTCATCGATGTCGAGGAGACAGCCCACCGTGCGCTCCGCCTTGGACGGCGGGTGGCGGTGTTCCGCTATCCCGGTGCCATCCACGACGTTTTCCTGTCCCGCCGCGGGGTGCGGGAGGAAGCCTGCCGGGACCTCGCGGCGTGGCTCAGGGGCTACCCAGCCTAAAGGCCGCCTCCTGCCGGAACCGGGTGTGCTGCCGGCGGGGCGTGGACCCTAGGATCCCGCGGGTGCGGCGGCATCCACCGCCCCGCCGTACCGGCGGTCCCGCCGGGCGTACTCCTCCACTGCCGCCCAGAGCGTCCGGCGGTCGACGTCGGGCCACAGCGTGTCCATGAAAACGAACTCGGCGTAGGCGGACTGCCAAAGCATGAAGTTGGACAGCCGCTGCTCGCCCGAGCTGCGGAGGAACAGGTCCACGTCCGGCAGGTCCGGCTCGTCAAGGTACTTCTGGATGGTCCGCTCGGTGATGGCACCGGGTTTCAGCCTGCCCGCAGCAACCTCGGCGGCGATGGCCGAGACCGCGTCGGTAATTTCAGCCCGGCCGCCGTAATTAACACACATGGTCAACGTGCAGGTGCTGTTGCCCGCGGTGAACTCCTCGGCCTCTTCCAGCTCCCGGATGACTGAGCCCCACAGCCGCGGCCGGCGGCCGGACCAGCGGACGCGCACGCCCCATTCATCGAGCTGGTTTCTTTGCCGGCGCAGCACATCCTTGTTAAATCCCATCAGGAAGCGTACTTCCTCCGGAGACCGGCGCCAGTTTTCCGTGGAGAAGGCATAGACGCTGACATACTCGATGCCGAGTTCTATCGCCCCTGCCATGACGTCCAGCAGCGCCGGCTCGCCTGCCTTGTGCCCTTCAATCCGGGGCAGTCCGCGCTGGTTGGCCCAGCGCCCGTTGCCGTCCATCACGATCGCCACGTGGCGGGGAATGAACTCTGCGGGGATGGAGGGCGCCACGGCTCCGGAGGGATGAGGGTACGGTGCAACCACCGGGTGGGTGCGCTTTCGGGACGCGGGGTTCTTTTTGCCGAGGGCCACTGTCAGCTTCGCTCCACATGTTTGAGGGACTTCAGGACTCGTTCGAGATGCCATTGCAGGTACGCCGCCACCAGGCCCGCAGCTTCTTTCCGGTGTGGCGGAAGGGAGCCGTCCGCCGTGGTCCAGTCACCGGTGAGCAGTGCCGCCAGGAGGACCACGGTTTCCGGCGCAGGAGCCGGTGATCCTGGGGGCCTGCAGCCGCTGCAGACCATCCCACCCAGCGGCGCTGAGAAAGCGGTATGCGGGCCGGGAACCCCGCAGCGGGCGCAGTCCGTAAAACTGGGGGCCCAACCGCCGGTGGCCAAGGCGCGCAGCAGATAGGAGTCGAGGATCAGGCCGGCGGCGTGTTCATCCCTGCTCAAGGCGGCCAGGGCACCCACCAGCAGGTTGTACTGGGCAGTTCCTGCCTCCCCGTCGACGTCGGTGAGCTTCTCCGCCGTCTCGGTCATCGCCGCCGCCACCGTATACCGGCCGTAATCGGCGGCAATGCTGCCGCCGTAGGCGCCCTTGGCCACCGCCTGGGTGACGATGTCCAGCGTCTTGCCGGAAACAAGCTGCAGGTCCGCCACCATAAAGGGCTCAAGGCGCGCTCCAAACCGGCTGCTGGTGCGCCGGACCCCCTTGGCCACAGCCCGCACCTGGCCGTGGTGCTTGGTCAGGAGGGTGATGATCCGGTCCGCCTCGCCCAGCTTATGGGTGCGCAGTACGACGGCGTCGTCCCGGTACGCGCGGGAGGCGAAAGAGTGTTGGGCCACGCCTTATCTTCCCATCCTTTGCAGGCACCATTCCGCCGGCCGCCACCAGGCGGGGCTCCGTTGTGCCGCCGGCGGTCCCGGCGGCACAACGGTGCGGCGTCAGGCCCGGGCGTCCCGGATGGCGCGGTTCACGGCGGAAATAACTGCCTTCAGCGAAGACATGCTGGTGTTGGCGTCAATGCCCACGCCCCACAGGACCCGCTCCCCCACGGCGCACTCGACGTAGGCGGCGGCCATGGCATTGCCGCCCTCGGAAAGGGCGTGTTCGCTGTAGTCGAGGACCCGGACATCCACGCCGTCTTCCCGCAGGATGCTCAGCAGGGCCGCAATGGGGCCGTTGCCGGTCCCGGTACGCTGGACCTGCACGCCGTCAACGGTGAGCGAGGCGTGAAGCGTCATGCCGCCGTCGTCATCCGTTTCTGTCTTGACAGCGCCCAGGGAGTAGCGTCCCCACTGCCCGTCTGCCTTCCCGGAGGGCAGGTACTCATCCTGGAAGACCTGCCACAGCTGGGCGCCGCTTACTTCGCCGCCAACGGTGTCCGTGCGCTTCTGGATCACGCCGGAGAATTCGATCTGAGCGCGGCGCGGCAGGTCCAGGCTGTGCTCGTTCTTCAGCAGGTAGGCCACGCCGCCCTTGCCGGACTGCGAGTTGACGCGGATAACGGCCTCGTAGCTGCGGCCCAGGTCCTTGGGGTCCACGGGCAGGTACGGCACCTGCCACGTGAAGTCTTCCACTGCCTTGCCGGCGGCCGCGGCGTCCCGCTCCAACGCCTCGAAACCCTTCTTGATGGCGTCCTGGTGGGAGCCGGAGAACGCGGTGAAGACGAGGTCGCCGCCGTAGGGTGAGCGCTCGGGGACGGGGAGCTGGTTGCAGTACTCCACGGTCCGGCGGACGTCGTCGATGTTGGAGAAGTCGATCATGGGGTCGATGCCCTGCACAAACAGGTTCAGGCCGAGGGTCACCAGGTCGACGTTGCCGGTCCGCTCACCGTTGCCGAAGAGGCAGCCCTCGATGCGGTCGGCGCCGGCCATATAGCCCAGTTCCGCGGCCGCTACGCCAGTGCCGCGGTCATTGTGGGGGTGCAGGGAGAGGATGATGCCTTCGCGGGGATGCAGGTGGCGGCTCATCCACTCGATGGAGTCGGCGTAAACATTGGGG
Encoded here:
- a CDS encoding GntR family transcriptional regulator, with translation MPASAAAITGDIDRSSGTAIYVQLREILRTYIADSCPPGSALPSERDLAERFGLARMTVRQAIDALVGEEVIERVVGLGTFVRRPKLDLQVKLTSYSEEMQRRGMVPAAKVLSFEQIAASAFLARELQLDEGTPLVRFRRLLLADGEPMSVDENFIPAHRVPGLLDGEPPTSLYNVLSEQFGLVMEWGEDMIEATAASPSTARLLNVEVGAPLLKIQRHAFVARAMVDYSVSYYRADRYKLWVPLQRPGARRARNH
- a CDS encoding HPr family phosphocarrier protein, whose protein sequence is MPTHNAVVKASVGLHARPAALFVRAVTETGLPVTISKEGGPGVDARSLLQVMAADFHQGCIVELGVSDAAVRGPLGRQVAEDALRALGELLESQGAA
- a CDS encoding cytochrome c oxidase subunit 4 → MKIESWIFGAGVFFFVPVSLVYGFLTNWGEWVGILGILLVGGLAGMIGGYLGFTGKRVGMRPEDRSDAEIHEGAGEQGHFSPWSWWPLVLGIACATGFLGLAVGFWIVFIAAGLAVVALIGWVYEYSRGDHAH
- the ctaD gene encoding cytochrome c oxidase subunit I, giving the protein MATYTQTAPAGTLEASVVPKSKGRIVVNWITSTDHKTIGYMYLIASFVFFCLGGVMALLIRAELFEPGMQILQTKEQYNQLFTMHGTVMLLMFATPLFAGFTNVIMPLQIGAPDVAFPRLNALAFWFFLFGSTIAVSGFITPQGAASFGWFAYAPLSNTTFSPGIGGDLWVFGLALSGFGTILGAVNFITTIICMRAPGMTMWRMPIFTWNALVTSILVLMAFPPLAAALFALGADRRFGAHIFDPENGGAVLWQHLFWFFGHPEVYIIALPFFGIVSEIFPVFSRKPIFGYKGLVYATIAIAALSVTVWAHHMYVTGSVLLPFFAFMTMLIAVPTGVKFFNWIGTMWRGSLTFETPMLWSIGFLITFLFGGLTGIILASPPLDFHVSDSYFVVAHFHYVVFGTVVFAMFAGFYFWWPKFTGKMLNERLGKIHFWLLFLGFHGTFLIQHWLGVEGMPRRYADYLVEDNFTWMNQFSTVASFVLGASLIPFFWNVYITWRNGEKVQVDDPWGFGASLEWATSCPPPRHNFTSLPRIRSERPALDLHHPELRQVHTVESPAPAAQVLGNADQRDN
- the coxB gene encoding cytochrome c oxidase subunit II; protein product: MSSQNRTGSRRKTITTISSLAIAGALVLTGCSPEVEKGWLPTERGTTSNTDRIMDLWVNSWIAALVVGIITWGLIVWCLVAYRRRKGTVGFPRQTSFNLPLEVFYLTIPLFMVVVFFYFTDRDQQAIDNRSQPADVVVDVRGKQWAWDFNYKAGDVIQEDVHEAGVQAHLTGNTIDKEQLPTLYLPVNKSVDLELNARDVIHSFWVPAFLQKRDMIPGKTNYIRFTPTKEGTYDGKCAELCGEYHSEMLFRVKVVSESEFQAHMNELREAGNTGLLGVEYDRNPNLNEIK
- a CDS encoding iron-sulfur cluster assembly accessory protein, whose protein sequence is MSTATNENSTGTTSTASDELPVHEVKLTDVAAGKVRSLLEQEGRTDLRLRVAVQPGGCSGLIYQLYFDERLLDGDAVRDYDGVEVVVDKMSVPYLSGASIDFEDTISKQGFTIDNPNAGGSCACGDSFH
- a CDS encoding dipeptidase; this translates as MTSLPTGTPQNHNALPSPGLAGSNRTEDLRSSIDRSFNQTLARLKELVAIPGIAWPSFDRAPLERSAEAVAELLRGTGLGNVQILGCNKPDGTPGGPAVVAQRPAADGKPTILLYAHHDVQPAGDQSLWETEPFTAVEKDGRLYGRGAADDKAGIMAHLAAYAAVTEVLGNSLGLGVTFFFEGEEEAGSPTFRSFLEANRELLRADVIVVADSSNWKVGVPALTTSLRGLVDGTIEVQVLDHAVHSGMYGGPVLDAPTLLSRLIATLHDDEGNVAIEGLVARDTATVDLSEEDYRADASVLDGVRLAGSGSIASRLWTKPALSIIGFDAPSVEAASNTLLPRARAKFSLRLAPGQVPEEAMEAVRRHVAANAPFGAKVTFTPGESGNPFLTDTSSSAASLAMWALGEAWGVKAVETGIGGSIPFIADLTELYPDVQILVTGVEDPDSRAHSANESLHLGDFRKAILAEALLLARINDQGL
- a CDS encoding DUF3043 domain-containing protein, translated to MFGRKKEAPSAQQIIDQQAAEPGRTEGLSGKGAPTPTRKAQEAARRRPLVPEDRKASKAAERQAIQDQRLKMRQALDTGDERFLPLRDKGPQKRFARDYVDARFSLGEYLMFGALVFVLVSLVVPASSDLMIYVLGGFWVMFLAVFVDVFILSRQLRKRLTAKFGEVERGTVWYGSMRSLQFRKLRLPKPQVKRGQYPA